A part of Streptomyces sp. NBC_00557 genomic DNA contains:
- a CDS encoding small secreted protein, producing MEGTNPVNKKLTAALSGGAVLMVALTGCSSGGDKGPDPKLVAWAKSVCDAVPAQDAKIKAANAAISTTAADTAKPETLQKTDSQAFQDMADGYKAIATAVKSAGAPPGVQDGAQRLQDVVKSFDGLSASYADLKKQVDALDTKDQAKFASGLHDIAVKMTDLEKQHQSGTAALEKLQQGDVKNAIAQQASCKKVAATASPASSASPSAG from the coding sequence ATGGAAGGGACCAATCCGGTGAACAAGAAGCTCACGGCCGCACTGTCCGGCGGTGCGGTACTGATGGTGGCGCTGACGGGATGCAGCAGCGGCGGCGACAAGGGGCCCGACCCCAAGCTGGTCGCCTGGGCCAAGTCGGTGTGCGACGCGGTGCCCGCACAGGACGCGAAGATCAAGGCGGCGAACGCGGCGATCAGCACGACGGCCGCGGACACCGCCAAGCCCGAGACGCTCCAGAAGACGGACTCGCAGGCCTTCCAGGACATGGCCGACGGCTACAAGGCGATAGCCACCGCCGTGAAGAGCGCGGGCGCGCCTCCCGGCGTCCAGGACGGCGCTCAGCGGCTGCAGGACGTCGTGAAGAGCTTCGACGGCCTGTCCGCCTCCTACGCCGACCTGAAGAAGCAGGTCGACGCGCTGGACACCAAGGACCAGGCCAAGTTCGCCTCCGGGCTGCACGACATCGCCGTGAAGATGACGGACCTGGAGAAGCAGCACCAGAGCGGCACCGCCGCGCTGGAGAAGCTCCAGCAGGGTGACGTCAAGAACGCCATCGCCCAGCAGGCCAGCTGCAAGAAGGTCGCCGCCACGGCCTCGCCGGCGTCCTCGGCGTCGCCGTCGGCGGGCTGA
- a CDS encoding sodium-translocating pyrophosphatase: protein MAGLSTPQSGHLTSLAAAVLTDDNRIIVAVIAAVALAALVVAGILVRQVLAAGEGTDSMKRIAEAVQEGAKAYLARQLRTLGVFAVVVFFLLMLLPADDWNQRAGRSVFFLIGAAFSAATGYIGMWLAVRSNVRVAAAAREATPAPGEPQKDLTTVSHTAMKIAFRTGGVVGMFTVGLGLLGASCVVLVYAADAPKVLEGFGLGAALIAMFMRVGGGIFTKAADVGADLVGKVEQGIPEDDPRNAATIADNVGDNVGDCAGMAADLFESYAVTLVAALILGKAAFGNSGLAFPLLVPAIGVVTAMIGIFAVAPRRADRSGMTAINRGFFISAVISLALVAIAVFVYLPSKYSALKGVSDAAIRAKDGDPRILALVAVAIGILLAAVIQQLTGYFTETSRRPVRDIGKTSLTGPATVVLSGISVGLESAVYTALLIGLGVYGAFLLGGTSIMLALFAVALAGTGLLTTVGVIVAMDTFGPVSDNAQGIAEMSGDVEGAGAQVLTNLDAVGNTTKAITKGIAIATAVLAASALFGSYRDAITTNVQDVGEKLTGPGAPLSLSLDISQPNNLVGLIAGAAVVFLFSGLAINAVSRSAGSVVFEVRRQFREKPGIMDFTEKPEYGKVVDICTKDALRELATPGLLAVMAPIFVGFTLGVGSLGSYLAGAIGAGTLMAVFLANSGGAWDNAKKLVEDGHHGGKGSEAHAATVIGDTVGDPFKDTAGPAINPLLKVMNLVSLLIAPAVIKFSYGSDKNLGVRIGVAILALAVIVVAVYVSKRRGIAVGDDDSAERVSNSPNTAVVS, encoded by the coding sequence ATGGCGGGGCTTTCTACCCCTCAATCGGGTCACCTCACATCCCTCGCAGCCGCAGTCCTGACCGACGACAACCGGATCATCGTGGCCGTCATCGCGGCGGTCGCCCTGGCCGCACTGGTCGTCGCGGGGATCCTGGTGCGCCAGGTGCTGGCGGCCGGCGAGGGCACCGACAGCATGAAGCGGATCGCCGAGGCGGTCCAGGAAGGCGCGAAGGCGTATCTCGCGCGGCAGTTGCGCACGCTCGGCGTATTCGCCGTCGTCGTGTTCTTCCTGCTCATGCTGCTGCCCGCGGACGACTGGAATCAGCGTGCCGGACGCTCGGTGTTCTTCCTGATCGGCGCCGCGTTCTCGGCGGCCACCGGCTATATCGGCATGTGGCTCGCCGTGCGCAGCAATGTGCGCGTCGCCGCGGCCGCCCGCGAAGCCACCCCGGCACCAGGCGAACCGCAAAAGGATCTCACCACCGTCTCGCACACCGCGATGAAGATCGCATTTCGCACGGGCGGCGTCGTCGGCATGTTCACGGTGGGGCTCGGCCTGCTGGGCGCCTCCTGCGTGGTGCTGGTGTACGCGGCCGACGCTCCGAAGGTGCTGGAGGGCTTCGGCCTCGGCGCCGCCCTGATCGCCATGTTCATGCGTGTGGGCGGCGGCATCTTCACCAAGGCCGCCGACGTCGGCGCCGACCTGGTCGGCAAGGTCGAGCAGGGCATTCCGGAGGACGATCCGCGCAATGCCGCGACCATCGCCGACAACGTGGGCGACAACGTCGGCGACTGCGCGGGCATGGCGGCCGACCTGTTCGAGTCGTACGCCGTGACCCTGGTGGCCGCCCTGATCCTCGGCAAGGCCGCCTTCGGCAACTCCGGCCTCGCCTTCCCGCTGCTGGTGCCCGCGATCGGCGTCGTCACGGCGATGATCGGCATCTTCGCGGTCGCCCCGCGGCGCGCCGACCGCAGCGGCATGACGGCGATCAACCGCGGCTTCTTCATCTCCGCGGTGATCTCCCTCGCGCTGGTGGCGATCGCGGTCTTCGTCTACCTGCCGTCGAAGTACTCGGCCCTCAAGGGCGTCTCCGACGCGGCGATCCGGGCCAAGGACGGCGATCCGCGGATCCTCGCCCTGGTCGCGGTGGCGATCGGCATCCTGCTCGCCGCCGTCATCCAGCAGCTGACCGGCTACTTCACCGAGACCAGCCGCCGCCCGGTCAGGGACATCGGCAAGACGTCCCTGACCGGCCCGGCCACCGTCGTGCTGTCCGGCATCTCGGTGGGCCTGGAATCCGCCGTCTACACCGCGCTGCTCATCGGGCTCGGCGTGTACGGCGCGTTCCTGCTCGGCGGTACGTCGATCATGCTGGCGCTGTTCGCGGTGGCGCTGGCCGGCACCGGCCTGCTCACCACGGTCGGCGTGATCGTCGCCATGGACACCTTCGGCCCCGTCTCCGACAACGCGCAGGGCATCGCCGAGATGTCCGGCGACGTCGAGGGCGCGGGCGCGCAGGTGCTGACCAACCTGGACGCGGTCGGCAACACGACCAAGGCCATCACCAAGGGCATCGCCATCGCCACCGCCGTACTCGCCGCGTCGGCGCTGTTCGGGTCGTACCGCGACGCGATCACCACCAACGTGCAGGACGTCGGGGAGAAGCTCACCGGGCCGGGGGCGCCGCTCAGCCTGTCCCTGGACATCTCGCAGCCCAACAACCTCGTCGGCCTCATCGCGGGCGCCGCGGTCGTCTTCCTCTTCTCCGGACTGGCCATCAACGCCGTGTCGAGATCGGCCGGTTCGGTGGTGTTCGAGGTGCGGCGGCAGTTCCGTGAGAAGCCCGGGATCATGGACTTCACAGAGAAGCCCGAGTACGGCAAGGTCGTCGACATCTGCACCAAGGACGCCCTGCGGGAGCTGGCCACGCCCGGTCTGCTCGCCGTGATGGCGCCGATCTTCGTCGGGTTCACGCTCGGCGTCGGCTCGCTGGGCTCCTATCTCGCCGGCGCGATCGGCGCGGGCACGCTGATGGCGGTGTTCCTGGCCAACTCCGGCGGCGCCTGGGACAACGCCAAGAAGCTGGTGGAGGACGGCCACCACGGCGGCAAGGGCAGCGAGGCCCATGCGGCCACGGTGATCGGCGACACCGTCGGCGATCCCTTCAAGGACACCGCGGGCCCGGCGATCAACCCGCTGCTGAAGGTCATGAACCTGGTGTCGCTGCTGATCGCTCCCGCGGTCATCAAGTTCTCCTACGGCAGCGACAAGAACCTCGGCGTACGGATCGGGGTCGCGATCCTCGCGCTGGCCGTGATCGTCGTCGCGGTGTACGTCTCCAAGCGGCGCGGCATCGCGGTCGGCGACGACGACAGCGCCGAACGGGTCTCCAACTCACCGAACACGGCGGTGGTTTCCTGA
- a CDS encoding ATP-binding protein, protein MATVELRFSALPEHVRTARLVAAAVARRAGVDEAVLDEVRLAVGEACSRAVGLHQSSGITAPVKVALIEEEKQFSIEVGDEAPHAAPGGAPGGQDGDAEVEEDEMGLAVISGLVDDVQVTTGHDGGLIRMTWPTAPPATTLV, encoded by the coding sequence ATGGCCACCGTCGAACTCCGCTTCAGCGCGCTGCCGGAGCACGTCCGGACCGCCCGCTTGGTGGCGGCCGCGGTGGCACGCAGGGCCGGGGTGGACGAGGCCGTCCTCGACGAGGTCCGGCTCGCCGTCGGCGAGGCCTGCTCGCGTGCCGTCGGACTGCATCAGAGCAGCGGCATCACCGCGCCGGTGAAGGTGGCGCTGATCGAAGAGGAGAAACAGTTCTCCATCGAGGTCGGCGACGAGGCGCCGCACGCCGCTCCGGGCGGCGCGCCCGGTGGGCAGGACGGCGACGCGGAGGTCGAGGAGGACGAGATGGGCCTCGCGGTCATCAGCGGCCTCGTCGACGACGTCCAGGTCACCACCGGGCACGACGGTGGTCTGATCCGCATGACCTGGCCCACCGCACCACCGGCCACGACGCTCGTCTGA
- the bldG gene encoding anti-sigma factor antagonist BldG translates to MDLSLSTRTVGDRTVVEVGGEIDVYTAPKLREQLVELVNDGNFHLVVDMEGVDFLDSTGLGVLVGGLKRVRAHEGSLRLVCNQERILKIFRITGLTKVFPIHTSVEEAVAATD, encoded by the coding sequence GATCGTACGGTCGTCGAGGTCGGTGGCGAAATCGATGTATACACCGCGCCAAAGCTGCGCGAGCAGCTGGTCGAGCTGGTGAACGACGGCAATTTCCACCTCGTCGTCGACATGGAGGGCGTGGACTTCCTCGACTCCACCGGGCTCGGCGTGCTGGTCGGCGGCCTGAAGCGGGTGCGTGCCCATGAGGGCTCGCTGCGCCTGGTCTGCAACCAGGAGCGCATTCTCAAGATCTTCCGCATCACCGGCCTCACCAAGGTGTTCCCGATCCACACCTCGGTCGAGGAAGCGGTGGCGGCCACCGACTGA